Proteins encoded in a region of the Coregonus clupeaformis isolate EN_2021a chromosome 9, ASM2061545v1, whole genome shotgun sequence genome:
- the LOC121574424 gene encoding ATP-sensitive inward rectifier potassium channel 1-like translates to MVSLSSSRMFQFVQRHIHDHLMEGRIRQTRLVTKDGRCNIEFGNIEYHNHFAFLGDFWTTVVEIRWRFVLLLFVASFTGSWFVFSLLWYWIAKSNGDLIGQNSTDSHVSCIDNVNGLTTAFLYSLETQTTIGYGGRALTGHCPGTVALIVVQSLIGVFVNCFMCGVILAKISLPKKRAKTVTFSNTAVICLKKGSLCLLIRVANLRKTLLIGSQIYGKLLRTTVTPEGETIILDQVGIDFAVDAGKDNLFFVCPLTLYHIIDKASPFYNMSVDTLQQQDFELVVFLDGTAESTSSACQVRTSFIPQEVQWGYSFLPIISRTKTGKYHVDFSNFSRTVPVTTPHCVQCFQSDPDQRNHNNNENNHHRKLGIDNPGFEVIDIQDTMDNTTM, encoded by the exons ATGGTTTCACTTAGCAG CTCCAGGATGTTCCAGTTCGTCCAGAGACACATCCATGACCACCTGATGGAGGGCAGAATCCGCCAGACCCGTCTGGTGACCAAAGATGGCCGCTGCAACATTGAGTTTGGCAACATCGAGTACCACAACCACTTTGCCTTCCTGGGGGACTTCTGGACGACGGTTGTGGAAATCCGCTGGCGTTTCGTCCTCCTCCTCTTTGTCGCCTCCTTCACAGGCAGCTGGTTCGTCTTCAGCCTTCTGTGGTACTGGATTGCCAAGAGTAATGGGGATCTGATTGGACAGAACAGCACAGACAGCCATGTCAGTTGTATAGACAATGTCAATGGGCTCACCACGGCTTTCCTGTACTCCTTGGAGACCCAGACAACAATTGGTTATGGTGGACGGGCACTCACTGGGCACTGCCCTGGCACCGTGGCCCTCATCGTCGTCCAATCCCTCATTGGGGTCTTTGTCAACTGCTTCATGTGTGGGGTGATCCTGGCCAAGATCTCCCTTCCCAAGAAGAGGGCAAAGACAGTGACCTTCAGTAACACAGCGGTCATCTGCCTGAAGAAGGGCAGCCTGTGCCTGCTGATCCGAGTGGCCAACCTCCGCAAGACCTTGCTCATTGGGAGCCAAATCTACGGCAAGCTGCTTAGGACAACTGTCACGCCGGAAGGTGAGACTATAATTCTCGACCAGGTAGGCATTGACTTTGCAGTAGACGCTGGCAAGGACAACCTGTTTTTTGTCTGCCCGCTGACATTGTACCACATCATCGACAAGGCCAGTCCGTTTTACAACATGTCAGTGGACACCCTCCAGCAGCAGGACTTTGAGCTGGTGGTCTTCCTGGACGGGACGGCCGAGTCCACCAGCTCCGCCTGCCAGGTGCGGACCTCCTTCATCCCCCAGGAGGTCCAATGGGGATACAGCTTCCTGCCCATCATCTCCCGCACCAAGACGGGCAAGTACCATGTGGACTTCTCCAACTTCTCCAGAACCGTGCCGGTGACGACCCCACACTGTGTCCAATGCTTTCAGAGTGATCCAGACCAACGCAACCACAACAATAACGAAAACAACCACCACAGGAAGTTGGGTATCGACAACCCCGGATTCGAGGTGATTGACATTCAAGACACAATGGATAACACAACAATGTGA